From Arcticibacter tournemirensis, one genomic window encodes:
- a CDS encoding sugar porter family MFS transporter, whose translation MKKNYVIAWSLVVALGGFLFGFDTAVISGAEKSIQQYWSLNVIEHGLTVSIALIGTVLGALLGAIPSDRIGRKNTLYLVALLYLLSSLGTALASDWYVFLFFRFAGGIGVGVSSVTAPIYISEISPARSRGRLVALFQFNVVLGILISYLSNYLIGQSGETSWRWMLGIQSFPSLIYLVLIRFIPESPRWLALQRQRFDEAREVLKRISPLSYEKELEAITLSGQHQKLSIQEPLLSKKYKFPVMLAILFAIFNQVSGINAIIYYAPRIFEMAGLGAHTSLLSTVGIGLVNFTFTLIAIGFIDKIGRRTLMLIGSFGLIASLSMVSFTFYSGHFNGFLITFYLMIYVAFFAFSQGAVIWVFISEIFPNEVRAKGQTLGSFTHWVMAAAIAFSFPYFAEKLGGGNTFLFFSIMMILQLLFVWRVMPETKGKSLEQIQENVVMH comes from the coding sequence ATGAAAAAAAATTACGTAATAGCGTGGTCGCTTGTAGTGGCCTTAGGAGGGTTCTTATTTGGATTTGACACCGCTGTAATCTCAGGCGCTGAAAAATCTATACAGCAATATTGGAGCCTAAATGTCATCGAACACGGATTAACGGTATCTATCGCTTTAATTGGAACAGTATTGGGAGCTTTATTAGGTGCTATTCCCTCCGACCGGATTGGTCGTAAGAATACGTTATACCTGGTTGCTTTATTATATCTGCTTTCATCTCTCGGCACAGCACTCGCATCGGATTGGTATGTGTTTTTATTCTTTCGTTTTGCCGGTGGCATTGGGGTAGGAGTTTCTTCTGTGACTGCCCCTATATATATATCCGAAATATCTCCTGCACGGTCAAGAGGGCGCCTTGTTGCCTTATTCCAGTTTAACGTGGTACTTGGAATACTGATTTCGTATCTGTCGAACTATCTGATCGGGCAAAGTGGTGAGACTTCATGGAGATGGATGCTGGGTATTCAGTCTTTCCCTTCTCTTATATATCTCGTATTAATTCGTTTTATCCCTGAGAGCCCCAGATGGCTCGCTTTACAGAGGCAGCGTTTTGATGAGGCCCGTGAAGTCCTGAAGCGAATTAGTCCTCTCTCATATGAAAAAGAACTGGAGGCTATCACTCTTTCCGGCCAGCATCAAAAGCTGAGTATCCAGGAACCTCTTTTGTCGAAAAAGTACAAGTTCCCCGTTATGTTAGCTATACTTTTTGCGATCTTCAATCAGGTCTCAGGAATAAACGCCATTATCTATTATGCTCCCCGGATATTTGAAATGGCTGGTCTTGGTGCACATACTTCTTTATTGTCTACGGTTGGCATTGGATTAGTGAATTTCACCTTTACGCTTATTGCCATAGGTTTTATCGATAAGATAGGGCGGAGGACACTCATGCTTATAGGCTCTTTTGGTCTGATAGCGTCGCTTTCCATGGTATCATTCACGTTCTACTCGGGCCATTTTAACGGGTTTCTGATAACATTTTATCTAATGATCTATGTTGCCTTCTTTGCCTTTTCACAAGGGGCTGTCATCTGGGTATTTATTTCTGAAATCTTCCCCAATGAAGTCCGGGCAAAAGGTCAGACCCTCGGCAGTTTTACTCATTGGGTAATGGCCGCAGCCATTGCATTCAGCTTTCCATACTTCGCAGAAAAGCTGGGTGGCGGCAACACCTTCCTGTTTTTTAGCATCATGATGATCTTGCAATTATTATTTGTATGGCGTGTAATGCCGGAGACGAAGGGGAAATCGCTTGAGCAGATTCAGGAAAACGTAGTCATGCATTAA
- a CDS encoding substrate-binding domain-containing protein has product MIKIRKGSAFEMLMNFLMLPLVICLSTVLIQGCTTSSKNDEPEYTIGFSQCIGSDEWRRTMLDEMKRELSFYPGVKLLYEDAEGNSKKQIGQVKEMLRKKIDLLIISPNEARPLTPVVEEAFNRGIPVIIIDRKISSNLYTSYVGGNNFEIGRIAAEYIAGKLNGKGKILEVMGLPGSSPAIERQRGFNEGISKYPGVHIAKQVYGNWLKREAEKEVAKVISAYQDIDVVFAHNDQMALGSYQALKRSLPASKIKIVGVDALPGASNGLRYVSDGILYASMLYPTGGKEAIRTALAILNHMPFDKENILKTLVVDSSNVQLMKLQSDKINSQQIDIERQQEMLEEQRKIYHNQQIFLNILVVSLVLAIVFGGVAFYALNENWKNNKALEIKNEEIIKQQQQLIEMSAKAKAASEAKFNFFTNISHEFRTPLTLIMTSLEDLFSDSRMTAGTRKHLYMISKNASRLLKLINQLVDFRKIEYDKMSISVSENNIISFISEIMSSFKEVAHKRNIDIRLVSRDKELNIWFDVNMLDKVIFNLLSNAFKFTNDNGRVLITISSKPEEGIAEIVIEDNGIGMSEEAVSHAFDLFYQGDTDRSKGSGIGLSLSREIVILHKGTVTVNSTKGKGTAFKITLPLGDNHIGQKEKIYGAGQYMPDEDTIRLYTAELKDSGLSDHHEETAIVTKEHSVLIIEDNDDMRQFLQEKLSEHYEVYTAANSTEGLHEAFEKIPDLIISDVVMPGQSGTQLTQILKNDIRASHIPIILLSARANPEQQLEGIKALADTYITKPFKIQFLLEAIRNLLNNRQLLRSRYTSELPVDARTSTSGKLDKKFLTVFSGIVESNISNENLNVEDICKSIGISRVQLYRKVKALLGCSVSEYIINKRLKKAKYLLLNEDLSIAEITYKVGISSPTYFSTLFKAKYGCTPSEFKRKNVAEKLIHS; this is encoded by the coding sequence ATGATAAAGATTAGAAAGGGAAGCGCCTTTGAAATGCTTATGAATTTTCTGATGCTCCCGTTGGTCATCTGCCTGAGTACTGTTCTCATCCAGGGATGCACTACCTCTTCAAAAAATGATGAACCAGAGTACACCATCGGGTTTTCGCAATGTATAGGTTCTGATGAATGGAGAAGAACCATGCTGGATGAAATGAAAAGGGAGCTTTCATTTTATCCAGGTGTTAAGTTATTGTATGAAGATGCCGAAGGAAATAGCAAAAAGCAGATAGGACAGGTCAAAGAAATGCTCCGCAAAAAAATCGACTTGCTTATCATTTCGCCTAATGAAGCCCGGCCTTTAACGCCGGTGGTAGAAGAAGCCTTTAATAGAGGAATACCGGTAATTATAATCGACAGGAAAATATCCTCAAACTTATATACTTCCTATGTAGGCGGCAACAACTTTGAAATTGGAAGAATAGCGGCGGAATATATAGCCGGCAAACTGAACGGCAAAGGTAAGATACTGGAAGTAATGGGATTACCGGGATCCTCTCCGGCAATTGAGAGACAAAGGGGATTCAATGAAGGTATCAGTAAATACCCCGGCGTCCATATCGCAAAACAAGTGTATGGGAACTGGCTAAAACGCGAAGCTGAAAAAGAAGTTGCAAAAGTAATATCCGCTTATCAGGATATTGATGTGGTCTTCGCCCACAATGATCAAATGGCATTGGGTTCATATCAAGCTCTTAAGAGATCGTTGCCTGCAAGCAAGATTAAAATAGTGGGGGTTGATGCACTACCTGGCGCAAGCAACGGCTTGAGATACGTTTCAGACGGCATTCTCTATGCATCTATGCTCTACCCTACCGGAGGTAAAGAGGCTATCAGAACAGCATTGGCCATCTTAAATCACATGCCGTTTGATAAAGAGAATATCCTTAAAACGCTGGTTGTCGATTCAAGCAATGTTCAATTGATGAAGCTGCAATCAGACAAAATCAACAGTCAGCAAATAGACATCGAACGACAGCAGGAGATGCTGGAAGAACAAAGGAAGATCTACCACAACCAACAGATCTTTCTCAATATACTGGTGGTAAGCCTCGTTCTGGCGATTGTTTTTGGAGGCGTGGCTTTTTATGCGCTAAACGAAAACTGGAAAAACAATAAGGCACTTGAAATCAAGAATGAGGAAATAATAAAACAACAGCAGCAGCTCATCGAAATGTCTGCCAAGGCAAAAGCCGCTTCAGAAGCCAAATTTAATTTTTTCACTAATATTTCGCATGAGTTCAGAACACCCCTTACCTTGATTATGACATCGCTCGAAGATCTGTTTTCCGATTCCCGTATGACAGCCGGAACAAGAAAACATCTCTATATGATTAGTAAAAACGCAAGCAGGCTGCTGAAACTGATCAATCAACTCGTTGATTTCCGTAAAATTGAATATGACAAGATGAGCATTAGCGTATCGGAAAACAATATCATTTCGTTTATCAGCGAGATCATGAGTTCCTTTAAGGAGGTAGCCCATAAAAGGAATATTGATATACGGTTAGTAAGCAGAGATAAGGAATTAAATATATGGTTTGATGTCAATATGCTTGACAAAGTAATTTTCAACCTCTTATCCAATGCCTTTAAATTTACGAACGACAATGGCAGGGTTCTGATAACAATATCCTCAAAACCAGAGGAAGGCATTGCTGAAATAGTTATAGAAGATAACGGCATCGGCATGTCGGAAGAAGCGGTGTCTCATGCTTTTGATCTTTTTTACCAGGGAGATACCGATCGGTCTAAAGGATCGGGAATCGGGCTTTCTTTATCAAGAGAAATTGTTATTCTCCATAAAGGGACAGTAACTGTTAACAGCACAAAGGGAAAAGGCACCGCCTTTAAAATAACACTACCTCTTGGAGATAATCACATTGGGCAGAAGGAGAAAATTTACGGAGCAGGGCAGTACATGCCGGATGAGGATACCATCAGACTATATACCGCAGAACTTAAAGATTCGGGGCTTAGCGATCATCATGAAGAGACGGCGATAGTTACAAAGGAACATTCTGTATTAATTATTGAAGACAACGACGATATGCGGCAGTTCCTGCAGGAGAAATTGTCGGAACACTACGAAGTATATACCGCGGCAAATAGTACAGAAGGGCTACACGAAGCTTTTGAAAAGATACCCGATCTTATTATTTCAGATGTAGTAATGCCGGGTCAATCGGGCACTCAACTTACGCAGATATTAAAAAATGATATCCGGGCTTCTCACATCCCGATTATTCTTCTCAGCGCAAGAGCAAACCCCGAACAACAGCTCGAAGGAATCAAAGCTCTTGCCGACACCTATATTACCAAACCTTTTAAAATCCAGTTTCTACTGGAAGCCATCAGAAATCTCTTAAATAACCGCCAGTTACTTAGGTCGCGATATACAAGTGAACTTCCCGTTGATGCAAGAACCAGTACTTCAGGCAAACTCGATAAGAAGTTTCTGACAGTATTTTCAGGCATAGTAGAAAGCAATATCTCTAACGAAAACCTAAACGTGGAAGATATTTGCAAATCAATAGGTATCTCCCGCGTGCAGCTATATCGCAAGGTGAAAGCTCTTCTGGGCTGTAGTGTGTCAGAATACATTATTAACAAGCGGTTAAAAAAGGCTAAATACCTGTTATTAAATGAGGATCTTTCGATTGCAGAAATTACTTACAAGGTAGGGATCTCCTCTCCTACTTATTTTTCTACACTATTTAAAGCAAAGTACGGATGTACACCTTCGGAGTTCAAAAGGAAGAATGTTGCAGAAAAGCTTATTCATAGCTAA
- the purH gene encoding bifunctional phosphoribosylaminoimidazolecarboxamide formyltransferase/IMP cyclohydrolase, with protein MNHPVKIKNALISVYYKDGLEPLIKKLNESGVTFYSTGGTEKFIKSMGCEVVPVEDLTGYPSILGGRVKTLHPKVFGGILSRRDLLEDKEQSTQYEIPEIDLVIVDLYPFEETVKAGLPEDEIIEKIDIGGISLIRAAAKNFNDVVIVASKNDYSTLLDILQQNEGSTFLEQRREFAKKAFNISSHYDTAIFNYFNQEDPLQVFKQSMQQVKTLRYGENPHQKGYFYGDLDALFTQLNGKELSYNNLVDVDAAVALIDEFTEPTFAILKHTNACGVATRSNLLTAWKDALACDPVSAFGGVIICNGEVDEETAIKINKLFFEVLIAPSFSADALEVLTEKKNRILLQRKEVKLPGKLFKTLLNGVIEQDKDSVIEGPGQMTPVTVNKPTEAELQDLFFANKLVKHTKSNTIILAKNGQLLASGVGQTSRVDALKQAIEKAKSFNFALDGAVMASDAFFPFPDCVEIAAEAGITAVLQPGGSVKDQLSIDMANEKGISMVMTGVRHFKH; from the coding sequence ATGAACCATCCTGTTAAGATAAAAAATGCTTTAATTTCAGTGTATTATAAAGACGGACTGGAGCCGTTAATAAAAAAATTAAATGAATCGGGAGTAACGTTTTACTCTACAGGTGGTACGGAGAAGTTTATAAAAAGTATGGGATGCGAGGTTGTGCCCGTTGAGGACCTCACCGGTTATCCTTCTATTTTAGGAGGCCGGGTAAAAACATTACATCCTAAAGTTTTTGGAGGGATTCTTTCCAGAAGGGACCTGCTGGAAGATAAAGAGCAGAGTACGCAATATGAGATTCCTGAAATTGACCTGGTCATTGTAGACCTTTATCCATTTGAAGAAACTGTAAAAGCGGGGCTGCCTGAAGACGAAATTATAGAAAAGATCGACATTGGAGGCATCTCGCTTATCCGTGCTGCAGCTAAAAATTTCAACGACGTAGTGATTGTTGCCTCAAAGAATGACTACAGCACGCTTCTGGACATTTTACAGCAAAATGAAGGCAGCACGTTTCTGGAACAACGGCGCGAATTTGCAAAAAAGGCATTTAACATCTCTTCGCACTACGATACTGCGATATTCAACTATTTCAACCAGGAAGATCCGTTACAGGTTTTCAAACAGAGTATGCAGCAGGTAAAGACACTGCGTTATGGAGAGAACCCCCACCAGAAAGGTTATTTCTACGGTGATCTGGATGCCCTGTTCACTCAGCTTAACGGAAAAGAACTTTCGTACAATAATCTTGTAGACGTGGATGCTGCGGTAGCTCTAATCGACGAATTTACTGAACCTACATTTGCTATTCTTAAACACACCAATGCTTGTGGAGTTGCTACCAGATCAAATCTTCTGACCGCCTGGAAAGATGCGCTGGCATGCGATCCGGTTTCGGCCTTTGGTGGTGTGATTATCTGCAATGGTGAGGTTGACGAAGAAACTGCTATAAAGATCAACAAACTCTTTTTTGAAGTTCTTATTGCACCATCCTTCAGCGCGGATGCCCTAGAAGTTCTTACAGAAAAGAAAAACCGCATCCTGCTGCAACGTAAAGAGGTAAAACTCCCCGGAAAGCTGTTTAAGACGCTTTTAAATGGAGTGATTGAGCAGGATAAGGATTCTGTTATTGAAGGCCCGGGACAAATGACTCCGGTTACTGTAAATAAACCAACCGAAGCGGAGCTTCAGGATCTTTTCTTTGCAAACAAACTGGTAAAACATACTAAATCAAATACGATTATCCTCGCAAAAAACGGACAGCTTCTTGCCAGCGGAGTAGGTCAAACCTCACGAGTTGATGCACTGAAACAGGCCATTGAAAAAGCAAAATCCTTTAATTTCGCTTTGGATGGAGCAGTAATGGCATCCGATGCTTTTTTCCCTTTTCCAGATTGTGTAGAGATCGCAGCTGAGGCAGGTATTACAGCCGTTCTCCAGCCTGGAGGTTCTGTAAAAGATCAGCTTTCTATAGACATGGCAAACGAAAAAGGAATTTCCATGGTGATGACCGGAGTGCGACATTTTAAACATTAA
- a CDS encoding RNA polymerase sigma-70 factor: protein MEDQWPNEDVIVPSLEELFRCYYPRLCHFAFQILGDKSHSEDIVQECFIRYWHLRAEISSHPGAIRNFLYSSIRNASLNYLRRQKVEEKYILSQDPDPSEDARFLHAIIRSEVMDEIYRVIDTLPDGCQKVFKLGYLEGLKNPKIAEKLGVSINTVKTQKKRGLQLLRLKLNPEVFLVFALFVFK, encoded by the coding sequence ATGGAAGACCAGTGGCCTAACGAAGACGTAATTGTTCCATCGCTTGAGGAATTGTTTAGATGCTATTATCCCAGGCTTTGTCATTTCGCATTTCAAATATTAGGAGATAAAAGCCACTCCGAAGATATAGTTCAGGAGTGTTTTATCAGGTATTGGCATTTGCGTGCCGAAATATCATCTCATCCGGGAGCAATCAGAAACTTTTTGTACTCGAGTATTCGCAATGCAAGTCTTAACTACCTTAGAAGACAGAAAGTTGAGGAAAAATATATCCTATCCCAGGATCCCGATCCGAGTGAAGACGCCCGTTTTTTACATGCCATTATCCGTTCAGAGGTAATGGATGAAATCTACCGTGTTATAGATACTCTGCCCGATGGCTGCCAAAAGGTATTCAAGTTAGGCTATCTGGAAGGACTTAAAAATCCTAAAATAGCAGAGAAGCTAGGCGTGAGTATAAATACTGTTAAAACCCAAAAGAAAAGAGGGCTTCAATTGCTTCGTTTGAAGTTGAATCCTGAGGTGTTTTTGGTTTTCGCTTTATTTGTTTTTAAATAA
- a CDS encoding carbohydrate kinase family protein gives MNDRDIKVVCFGEILWDNLPSGKKPGGAPMNVAYHLKQLGIESLLISRVGNDDDGNGLLRFLNDIGVQSDFCQMDQAYPTSTVEAIVMEDHDIRYDIRFPVAWDFIQPDDHLIPLVSNAGALVFGSLSSRNNVTRKTLFGLLEASQYKVLDINLREPYYTPENLTELLTRADLVKLNSDELKIIAKLTGGSFDTEQENVKQLQDRFRISEVLVTKGIAGASYYNGDRQYDVPSHKVAVKDTVGSGDSFLAAFLAKRCRGNTISESLNYASALAGFVTSHYGACPSYTVSDLDLFMNDYKSVRL, from the coding sequence ATGAATGACAGAGATATTAAAGTCGTTTGTTTTGGAGAGATTCTTTGGGACAACCTTCCTTCAGGTAAAAAACCGGGCGGTGCCCCTATGAATGTAGCCTACCACCTGAAGCAACTGGGGATAGAAAGCCTCTTGATTAGTCGTGTCGGAAATGACGACGATGGGAATGGGCTTTTACGATTCCTGAATGATATTGGGGTACAATCAGATTTCTGTCAGATGGACCAGGCATACCCAACTTCAACTGTTGAAGCCATTGTGATGGAGGACCACGATATAAGGTACGATATACGCTTTCCGGTTGCCTGGGATTTCATACAACCCGACGATCACCTGATTCCTCTTGTTTCAAATGCCGGGGCGCTGGTCTTTGGAAGCTTGTCAAGCAGGAATAACGTAACTCGTAAAACTCTTTTTGGTTTGCTTGAGGCATCACAATACAAGGTTCTGGATATTAATTTACGTGAGCCATATTATACACCTGAGAACTTAACGGAGCTACTTACAAGGGCGGACCTCGTTAAACTGAATAGTGATGAACTGAAGATCATTGCCAAACTAACAGGTGGATCTTTTGATACAGAACAGGAGAATGTAAAGCAGCTTCAGGATCGCTTTAGAATCAGTGAGGTTCTGGTAACAAAAGGGATAGCAGGGGCTTCGTATTACAATGGGGATCGCCAATATGATGTTCCTTCACACAAAGTAGCTGTAAAAGATACAGTAGGCAGTGGAGACTCTTTTCTTGCTGCATTTCTCGCTAAAAGGTGCCGCGGAAATACAATAAGCGAATCGCTTAATTATGCGTCGGCGCTGGCCGGATTTGTCACGTCTCATTATGGAGCCTGCCCTTCTTATACAGTGTCAGATCTTGATCTGTTTATGAACGATTACAAAAGCGTCAGGCTTTAG
- a CDS encoding SusC/RagA family TonB-linked outer membrane protein gives MRIIYFLIAMTCCIHVARSQSITISGKITDEKGESLPGVSILVRGQNIGASSSAEGRYSIKVPNAGSTLVFSYIGYVSREITVDSRTVIDVVLTGAPRSLNEVVVTGYQSQKKADLTGAVSVVDVNEIKDIPVGNPVKALQGRVPGVFITSDGSPQGGATVRIRGVGTLGNNDPLYVIDGIPTKRGLQELNPNDIESFQVLKDASSATIYGSRAANGVIIITTKKAKKGNTKIDVDVSSSLQSYISKQKTLDADGKGRAYWQAAVNDRSNPNNNQIYQYDWNGNFDDPVLNKIIYPEFIDAAKTMKPANTYWYDEISQTSQIQQVNISLSNSGERGNSLFSVGYYDNKGIVKSSKSNKINSRFNSDYSFWKNKLKVGENMNVTYIKNALIPLGDILFTSLVQPAVVPVHTVDGGWGGPAPGMTDRHNPVRLIEDNKQNSGYFYRVFGNAYADFAVVPNLHFRTSLGVDYNGSYQRTLRKSYVSGFLSDPSNQNVTNQGYDGNWVWQNTINYTLSSAKHRADFVLGHEQIKYINQNFFASRQGYALENIDYAYLDAGSSNKDNGGSGTGYSLLSFFGKGNYSYDNKYLASVTLRRDGSSRFGKDNRYGVFPAFSLGWRISEEPFLKNNTILSDLKLRYGWGKSGNQEIANNATYALYSAIYGIDQTFAFDSGSAYDITGAGSGQLPSGFTLIQQANDKLKWESTTESNWGADFGLFGNRLSGSVDYFVKKTSDILISPGFLAVLGEGGNYWFNGASMQNKGLEFLLSYNGNLSKEWSFSATANISAYRNKVTSLPSQVLASYPGNGTDKTILGRSINSSFGYVADGLFKSQQEVDNSPAQTGKGIGRIRYKDLNSDNVIDDKDRDFIADGNPKFQYGLNLELRYKGFDFSCFFQGIQGNDVYNEFKTFTDFSSLWVGSNWGERTLNAWTPQNSSSEIPALTLVDRNNEGRASTYFYEKGSYLKLRNLQLGYNLKNLFKSSGIQGARVFLQGSNLFTIKSKSFTAADPEIPNQAFPIPTITTIGVNVSF, from the coding sequence ATGAGAATTATTTATTTTCTAATTGCTATGACTTGTTGCATTCATGTTGCAAGGTCGCAAAGTATCACTATTTCTGGCAAGATCACCGATGAGAAGGGCGAGTCGTTACCGGGGGTAAGTATTTTGGTACGGGGTCAGAACATCGGTGCCAGTTCAAGTGCCGAAGGCCGTTATTCTATTAAGGTTCCAAATGCGGGGTCTACTCTTGTATTTTCTTATATTGGTTATGTATCGAGAGAGATAACCGTCGATAGCAGGACTGTAATAGATGTTGTATTAACAGGTGCTCCCCGGTCTCTGAATGAAGTTGTGGTTACCGGTTACCAGAGTCAGAAGAAGGCTGATCTAACCGGAGCGGTGTCGGTTGTTGATGTAAATGAGATTAAAGATATTCCAGTGGGCAATCCTGTGAAAGCGTTGCAGGGTCGAGTGCCCGGAGTGTTTATTACCAGCGATGGATCGCCTCAAGGTGGGGCAACTGTACGAATAAGGGGGGTAGGAACCCTCGGAAACAACGATCCTTTGTATGTAATCGACGGTATTCCTACTAAACGGGGGCTCCAGGAACTTAATCCCAACGACATTGAATCATTTCAGGTGTTAAAAGACGCCTCGTCTGCTACAATTTATGGTTCTAGGGCGGCAAATGGAGTGATTATTATTACAACAAAAAAAGCTAAAAAGGGCAATACCAAAATAGATGTCGATGTTTCGTCCTCTCTTCAATCTTATATTTCTAAACAAAAGACCCTTGATGCTGATGGGAAAGGACGGGCGTATTGGCAGGCTGCTGTAAATGACCGGTCAAACCCTAATAACAATCAGATTTATCAGTACGACTGGAACGGCAACTTCGATGACCCGGTGCTGAACAAAATTATTTATCCTGAATTTATTGATGCTGCAAAGACGATGAAGCCCGCCAATACCTATTGGTACGACGAGATCAGCCAGACATCCCAGATACAACAAGTTAATATTTCGCTCAGCAACAGCGGAGAACGTGGAAATAGTCTCTTTTCTGTGGGCTATTATGACAATAAGGGTATTGTTAAATCCTCAAAAAGTAACAAGATTAACTCCCGGTTTAACTCGGACTATAGCTTTTGGAAGAATAAGCTGAAGGTAGGGGAGAACATGAATGTTACTTACATTAAAAATGCATTAATCCCTCTCGGTGATATCCTCTTTACGTCTCTTGTACAGCCGGCAGTTGTACCTGTACACACCGTAGATGGGGGATGGGGCGGACCAGCACCAGGCATGACCGACCGGCATAATCCTGTGCGGCTGATAGAAGACAACAAGCAAAATTCAGGATATTTCTATCGCGTTTTCGGTAATGCCTATGCCGATTTCGCAGTTGTTCCAAATTTACATTTCAGAACCAGTCTTGGCGTAGATTATAACGGATCTTATCAGAGGACACTTCGGAAGTCATACGTTTCCGGGTTTTTATCTGACCCCTCTAATCAAAATGTCACCAATCAGGGTTACGACGGTAATTGGGTATGGCAGAACACGATCAACTACACGTTGAGTTCAGCTAAACATCGTGCCGACTTCGTTTTAGGGCATGAACAGATTAAGTATATCAACCAGAACTTTTTTGCATCAAGGCAAGGGTATGCTCTGGAGAATATTGATTATGCTTACCTCGATGCTGGTTCCTCTAATAAAGACAACGGAGGGAGCGGTACGGGATATTCATTATTGTCTTTTTTCGGTAAAGGGAATTATTCTTATGATAATAAATATCTGGCTTCTGTTACTCTTCGCCGGGACGGATCATCGCGCTTTGGTAAAGATAACAGGTACGGCGTTTTTCCTGCCTTTTCTTTGGGCTGGAGAATCAGCGAGGAGCCTTTCCTGAAAAACAATACTATCCTTTCAGATCTTAAGCTTAGGTATGGATGGGGCAAATCAGGTAACCAGGAAATAGCAAATAACGCTACTTATGCATTGTATTCCGCTATTTATGGAATAGATCAGACTTTTGCTTTCGACAGTGGATCTGCTTATGATATAACCGGCGCAGGTTCAGGACAACTGCCATCTGGGTTTACTTTGATCCAGCAGGCAAATGATAAACTGAAGTGGGAAAGTACAACTGAGTCGAACTGGGGTGCCGACTTTGGTTTATTTGGAAATCGCCTCAGCGGATCGGTCGATTATTTCGTAAAGAAGACCTCCGACATTTTAATTAGTCCAGGGTTCCTCGCTGTATTAGGCGAAGGAGGAAATTATTGGTTTAATGGAGCTTCCATGCAAAATAAGGGACTTGAGTTTTTGCTCTCTTATAACGGAAACCTTTCAAAGGAGTGGTCCTTTTCAGCAACCGCAAATATTTCCGCCTACAGGAACAAAGTAACCTCTCTTCCTTCTCAGGTTTTAGCTTCATACCCCGGTAATGGAACTGACAAAACAATTCTTGGCCGCTCTATTAATTCTTCTTTCGGATATGTGGCAGATGGATTGTTTAAATCACAACAGGAAGTGGACAATTCTCCGGCTCAAACCGGAAAGGGTATTGGCCGCATAAGGTACAAAGATCTGAACAGCGACAACGTTATTGATGATAAAGACCGCGACTTCATTGCCGACGGTAATCCTAAATTTCAATATGGGCTTAATCTCGAACTACGATACAAAGGTTTTGACTTCAGCTGTTTCTTCCAGGGTATTCAGGGCAATGATGTTTATAATGAATTCAAAACATTTACCGACTTTTCATCCCTGTGGGTGGGCAGTAACTGGGGCGAAAGAACCCTGAATGCCTGGACTCCTCAAAATAGTAGTTCGGAAATTCCGGCACTAACTTTAGTCGATCGAAATAACGAAGGGCGAGCGTCAACTTATTTTTATGAAAAGGGCTCGTATTTAAAATTAAGAAACCTTCAGCTGGGGTATAATCTTAAAAATCTTTTTAAATCGTCAGGGATCCAGGGAGCGCGCGTTTTTTTGCAGGGCAGTAATCTCTTTACTATAAAGAGTAAATCATTTACCGCCGCCGATCCGGAAATCCCAAATCAGGCTTTCCCTATTCCGACTATTACCACCATCGGAGTAAACGTATCATTTTAA